In Candidatus Binatus sp., the following proteins share a genomic window:
- a CDS encoding NUDIX hydrolase — translation MGVVDFGVENATLPGGVQVDLAVIRHPGASAIVALDSDPDLNVAMLRQYRHAIGGWMWEVPAGCRNAGEDALGCARRELGEEASVAAARWDHLGSIITIPSFCDERIELYLARELSAGAGTLDHDEVIAVSRVPFQETFAMIRRGDIVDAKTIVALYRARDFLDLERRG, via the coding sequence TTGGGTGTCGTTGACTTCGGCGTCGAGAACGCGACGCTGCCCGGAGGCGTGCAGGTCGATCTCGCCGTCATTCGCCATCCCGGCGCCAGCGCGATCGTCGCACTCGATTCTGATCCCGACCTGAATGTTGCGATGCTGCGTCAGTATCGGCACGCGATCGGCGGCTGGATGTGGGAGGTTCCCGCGGGATGCCGCAACGCCGGCGAGGACGCGCTCGGATGCGCGCGGCGCGAACTCGGCGAAGAGGCCAGCGTCGCGGCCGCGCGATGGGACCATCTTGGGTCGATTATCACGATTCCAAGTTTCTGCGACGAGCGAATCGAGCTCTACCTGGCGCGCGAGTTGTCAGCGGGAGCGGGCACGCTCGATCACGACGAGGTGATCGCCGTCAGCCGCGTGCCCTTCCAGGAGACGTTTGCGATGATTCGTCGCGGCGACATCGTCGATGCGAAGACAATCGTCGCGCTTTATCGCGCCCGCGACTTTCTCGACCTGGAGCGCCGCGGCTAA
- a CDS encoding DsbA family oxidoreductase has translation MCARPEPRKRRAGCPSQLQAMLEREIIGVSANGWRRENMSRIRIPIYFDYASTLCYIAWRIVAELEDELGFEALWKAVPIATRDFRFKPGRVLGERERQKVLLVAAETGICVAPPPSWIDSMPALQGSEIARDAGVFPAYHEAVFRAAFEQGTDIADHGVLDAIAQRAGIDRSKFRAALDSGAMSARLAEHKREADEFSALGFPTFILGEFPMIGIQPIESMRLLLGRFIRQRAEEPQA, from the coding sequence ATGTGCGCGCGGCCTGAGCCGCGCAAGCGCCGCGCGGGATGCCCGAGCCAATTGCAGGCGATGCTTGAACGGGAGATTATCGGAGTCAGCGCGAACGGATGGCGTCGCGAAAATATGAGCCGGATTCGGATTCCAATCTACTTCGATTACGCCTCGACGCTTTGCTACATCGCGTGGCGAATCGTCGCCGAGCTCGAGGACGAACTCGGCTTCGAGGCGCTGTGGAAGGCCGTGCCGATCGCGACGCGCGATTTTCGCTTCAAGCCCGGCCGCGTGCTGGGCGAGCGCGAGCGGCAAAAGGTACTGCTGGTCGCGGCGGAGACGGGCATTTGCGTTGCGCCGCCGCCGAGCTGGATCGATTCGATGCCCGCGCTGCAAGGATCGGAAATCGCGCGTGACGCGGGCGTTTTCCCGGCGTATCACGAAGCGGTCTTTCGCGCGGCATTCGAGCAAGGCACCGATATCGCGGATCACGGAGTGCTCGACGCGATTGCACAGCGCGCCGGCATCGATCGATCGAAGTTTCGCGCAGCGCTCGACAGCGGAGCGATGTCCGCGCGGCTGGCCGAGCACAAGCGCGAGGCCGACGAGTTTTCCGCGCTCGGTTTCCCGACGTTTATCCTGGGCGAGTTCCCGATGATTGGGATACAGCCGATCGAATCGATGCGCCTGTTGCTCGGCCGCTTCATCCGTCAGCGCGCCGAGGAACCGCAAGCCTAG